cctaACGGTACTCGTGCAAATATATTCGCAGAAACAACTCGTActatcttttattattattattattattattattattataaataggATATTGTTTAAATAGTTTACAAAATGAACTTGCGGCATTGTGcgaaataaacataaatataccttgagtaaaaatatatatatagagtttAAATTGAGTAGATCGAGAATCTCGAGACAATAATATATCACACAGATCCAGTAGTTACGGCTGTCTTATTgcgaaattataaatttataacatcTTTACATTAACACACAAAACATAAATcgttattaaacaattaaatattaacacaacaccaaattattttttttcacttaccAGTTACcagttaaaaatgtatttgaaatattttaaaaaatcacttgcgCAATAGAATGCGCAgagcaattttttaatttaaaaatttttttgtctaccgaaaattataaaaaaaacaaaaagaaattaaattacaaatttaaaagaaataaaaagtttaagtgTTAAGTGAATGTGTACACGCGATCGCGGTTACTCGTCGACTGGTTGAGAGTCAGCGCGAGTTGACTCGCGGAATTCTTGATCCGTGGTCGCGTGGAAGCAACATGTGTGTGTTTGAATCGACGGGTAAACTGGCACGTTAAAGAACTAACGAAGAAGGGAGTATGTATACAAacacattaaatatatatatattgttttaatGTATGACTTGTTTTTAAGTGTTAAATATCTTTGAAAGTGATAGTAAACATAACTTACACTATTTCATAAAAAGATATACACGAATATGTTAATTATCTATAGGTATTTTTGTATATACTTAAGAATTAATCAGTacaggataatttttttaaaaatttataatctaattttaaaaattcaaatcttggttatttaattaatttgtttttaaattcaaatcggagctaaaatttattgacaattatttttttacgtgaGACCAATAATGATTAtggatttatttatctatttatctaGGCATTAACATAATTATAtgtatagtaataataataatattaaaattttcgacaCTCTTAcgcaatgaaaaaataattccagatgaaaaaaactccaaaaaaattacaccgaGGTCacgaatagtttttttatcgGGTTTTTTGTCTGTATTTCCTGTTCTTCTTATTTCTTCTCataatctaataaaaaaatataaacacacAAACGTCGTGGGACGCGCAGACTTAATGGGCGTTTTAAATTTTGTCCTCGACAATGGaaactaaatattataataataattattataattaatgtttgtaattattatttaaagcgTGGTGTTGGAATATAAAAAAGTGTTATCTGGTTACGCAATCAATTGTAACTTGCAGAAATATTCCGCACTCGTGTATGTTAATATTTCctcaatgaatattttaataatcaagttattgtaaaaaaaatttagtttgcTTTATTGCTGTACCTATTATTGCACTCGGTTTATGTTTACCAATTCGCAACACGTGTTTTATTACCACTGGGTACTGGATGCTGGACATCGAGTACTCGTGTGTTTAAAttacgaaattattatttttaaataaataaatatggatggttagtttatatatttacatttcaGATGAACATGAATAAGTTTATTGGGAAGTCAAGTTCTCGTCCTTGATAAAAAGAGATTTGAATTCATAACATCGTATCTATATATctctaataatatttctttatgaatatattttgtGTCGGAAACCCTAGAGCGGATagacggtaaaaaaaaaattttttttctctcttttttATGACTGCATGTCAGagatgattaataaaatgaaacttAAAGTCTGTTTGGTACAGAGTCGTTAATAGTGAATAGAATGctggataaaatttaaaaattgtgtaTTGTATTACGACcttctaatttatttattcatcattcgAGGAAATTGATGTGGGAATTGTCTATCAgcttaaatataataataaatttaacgtgttgcttttttatttgttgttattattgttattagaCGGCGGGAATTGTTGAACTAATTAGATTGAGGTCAACATAACTGATGTAATTGGATCGGGTTTACTATTATGTCGCATTATACTTTTCACAGCACTTTTGTCAtcgtaaatattaattttaatttatattcattaatattattatttgtttttatctaTATCACTATTACTAGttcgtaataattttattactaatatttccaacaattgttttattataaatactgtATACATTCTGTAATTGTAtgtactttattatttatcatttgacCGTGAACTATtgctataaataattactttgatAACTCGGAGattattttgttgtaaaatgtttttttttgcattccCATCAtggctattaatttttttttttgacttctcgagtgagttttaaaatttaaaagtaccCGCGCTCTTGACAgtgatattatatttttttaagtgtctaattattaaatattatcggTATTTAGTATTTGGAAACAGTTGAATGAAGACGTCATTCAAAAATAAGCTTCGATActgtaaatgttttttttttttttttaattatacttttattgATAACAGAGTAAGACGTCagttgatttgttttttaattaaattaaataaagtactACGTCActgttaatgaaaatttttaaatcatatctttataatttaatttttgtagacGTATAAGGggagtggggcaaaatgggcccctgGGGGTAAAATCAGAtgacatttatattattacatATAAGCCCTCATTTCttaaggggcccattttgccccactcttccctatatataaatatcaatatggGTCATTATTGGTACTGgatcttatatttatatagaacaagtagaacaaaaaaaaatgtagacatttaatttttaagagtaaaaaaaaaaattattttataattgttatcTTTAAAAGTCACTTCccgaagttttatttttaaatctacgtcatttttctcgaaattaaaattgatgtattttttaaaattaaatttcgaggtccgtaaaaataattaaaattacattatcaGTATAATTAGATCTGCAATGTCATCtacgaattatttaatattaaactgttgtgtaaaatatactagTTGTTATTTCAAtgtctttgaatttaaaataattgaataattatgaaaaaaaattatttgctcaGTAAATTTGTACGAAATTGTGATAAGATTTCCTTGAtttcttggaaaaaaaaaaaaaaaatgattgaaattaaataacaatttttatgaaatctgccaagtaattttttttttatcatttgagAATTCAATTAATAAGTTATTAACTGCCAACCAATGGTTTATAAGGCTGGTTAAGTAGTGTGTCTCTATAcaaatacatatgtatatattccTCGCTGTAAATATAGAGGAATGATTAATGAGTTTGTCTAAATGAAAGAAgtgaattaaatgaataaattaaataacaccATCAGTGAccttgaatataaatttatcaggaAGCGATACGTAGTAAAGAGTATTATGTAttgaaaaatcatattttattgtaaaatggCAACttaattatacattttataatgGGCAAtgtttaacaaaatttaaaaatacaaatttattattataatttaaagttaataatcgAATATTTCGAATACTCGACGcaattactaataatattaatataaaaatacaatatgTTTGCGCTCAAGTAAATATTAACTATATGATCTAAGGCACActggatattttatttaaaattaataatttattaatataaaaaatttattaaatatttaaatcaataaccgagtgatttaattaactatccaataataatttttaaaaaactttgttaattaaaaatacaatgtGTGCCAatgtttgtaattattttgataggttgattataaaaaaaatttataaaagttacctaaagtgaataaaaaaaaaaaaaaaaaaagaaaaaaaaattttttagagagcattttttagtattttaaatagttaacTCATTAGGCTTCGCgtgatattaattacaaatccAATATTAGTTATTAACAGAATTATTgtcttacaattaaatttaaattacttttaaatccTCATTCCACATACTCAGCTAGAATAATATAAGCtacgaaaaagttaaaaatacttaataaatatatacagaaTACTTCATTGACATTTTTGTTAACGACAGAtcgtttaaaaataagaaGAGTCCACGATTGTCTTACATCAATATAGtagtataataatttatctgaattttgTAGAGTAGTAATCTATCGGTTTAATTGATTGAAATCGCGcgttggaaaaataaattatcaagatGATTAATAGTAtgcagtaattaatttttcaagtgtaaataatatgaaaagaACTCTTCGTGATTGATGTCGACAATGATCATTGAGCTGGTAGttgataataatcaaataaatgtttgaagttttttttttttttacttttttatgaacttaaaaaaaacgGCTATTATTTTTCTGGTGGTGGCGATGTTATTTTccttttgaataataagaTATGAGGctctgtaattaataaaaatgaatttatatgaCATGTGTtatgacaattaattaataatcgttatataataaaaaaataattaccaggATCATGTGTCATATAATGCACCCATCCTTTACTTTGTTGGACTCCTAGTTCTCTCCATTCAGTTTCAGACATTAAATGAGTTTTcggtacttttttttctagctCTTTAGGTAACACGACATGtctgtaaattataaatttataattaatacagataagtaaagaaaaaatttttaaactacgataggtttaaaaataaaattatgaatcatAATAAACCGGTTTTGACATCAAAGtgatagttattattattgttactgatatttaaaatttggcacaaaggtttaaaaaattaaatatataattattctattaaaatttaaccgCCGAGACAAAGGATAATAACAACAAAGCAATTTTATCGTTAGATTGCATTTTAAACTCATGGATATCAGcagcaaaaacaaaaaaaaata
The DNA window shown above is from Microplitis mediator isolate UGA2020A chromosome 1, iyMicMedi2.1, whole genome shotgun sequence and carries:
- the LOC130678266 gene encoding cyclin-dependent kinases regulatory subunit-like, which codes for MSSQIYYSDKYYDDEYEYRHVVLPKELEKKVPKTHLMSETEWRELGVQQSKGWVHYMTHDPEPHILLFKRKITSPPPEK